From Vicinamibacterales bacterium, a single genomic window includes:
- a CDS encoding DUF1800 domain-containing protein translates to MRSITRLAAAALAVATVAGAEQQRSAIPAKPDDKAILHVLNRTGFGARPGDVERVREEGIAAYIERQLRPHSIDDRDVDARLAALETLRMSPRELASGYFIPALDARRAANARPAPDTMTMDAPPARTPEEMQAARKARQVLVELSEQKVLRAAFSERQLEEVMVDFWFNHFNVFAGKGATMNHVTAYERDAIRPHVFGRFRDLLGATAKSPAMLFYLDNWQSAGPAARPGGQRAGLLTRGGQRRPQRGLNENYGRELMELHTLGVDGGYTQQDVVNVARAFTGWTIDQPRLGGGFRFDERLHDGGEKVVLGRTIKAGGGQSDGERVLDILASHPSTATFIATKLVRRFVADTPPPALVARAAGRFRDTGGDIREVVRTILTSPEFFAPPAYRAKVKTPFEFVVSAVRATGTDVFEAEPLVQAVRQLGMPLYMCQPPTGYADRADAWVNTGALLNRMNFALQLVSGRMRGVRPGSGAAGAALGGDVSAATAATIAKAADPRQTAALTLGSPEFQRR, encoded by the coding sequence ATGAGGTCGATCACACGCCTGGCCGCGGCGGCCCTGGCCGTGGCAACCGTCGCCGGAGCGGAGCAGCAGCGCTCCGCCATCCCGGCAAAGCCCGACGACAAGGCGATCCTGCACGTCCTCAACCGGACCGGCTTCGGGGCGCGGCCCGGTGACGTGGAGCGCGTGCGCGAAGAGGGGATCGCCGCGTACATCGAGCGCCAGTTGCGCCCCCACAGCATCGACGATCGGGACGTGGATGCCCGCCTCGCGGCGCTCGAAACGCTGCGGATGTCGCCGCGCGAGCTCGCATCGGGGTACTTCATACCGGCGCTCGACGCGCGCCGCGCCGCGAACGCGCGCCCCGCGCCCGACACCATGACGATGGACGCGCCGCCGGCGCGGACGCCTGAAGAGATGCAGGCGGCCCGCAAGGCCCGGCAGGTGCTGGTCGAACTCTCGGAGCAGAAGGTCCTCCGCGCCGCCTTCAGCGAACGTCAGCTGGAGGAAGTGATGGTCGACTTCTGGTTCAATCACTTCAACGTGTTCGCGGGCAAGGGGGCGACGATGAATCACGTCACCGCCTACGAGCGCGACGCGATACGGCCGCACGTCTTCGGCAGATTCCGCGACCTGCTCGGCGCCACCGCGAAGAGCCCGGCCATGCTCTTCTATCTCGACAACTGGCAGAGCGCCGGACCCGCGGCTCGCCCCGGCGGACAGCGCGCCGGGCTCCTGACCCGGGGCGGTCAACGGCGGCCGCAGCGCGGTCTCAACGAGAACTACGGCCGCGAGCTGATGGAGCTGCACACGCTCGGCGTCGACGGCGGCTACACGCAGCAGGACGTCGTCAACGTCGCGCGCGCGTTCACCGGATGGACGATCGATCAGCCGCGCCTCGGCGGCGGGTTCCGTTTCGACGAGCGGCTGCACGACGGCGGCGAGAAGGTGGTGCTCGGCCGCACCATCAAGGCCGGGGGCGGGCAGTCGGATGGCGAGCGCGTGCTCGACATCCTCGCATCGCATCCCTCGACGGCGACGTTCATCGCGACGAAGCTGGTGCGGCGGTTCGTCGCCGATACGCCGCCGCCGGCGCTCGTCGCGCGTGCCGCCGGGCGGTTCCGCGACACCGGCGGCGACATCCGCGAAGTGGTCCGGACGATCCTGACGTCGCCGGAGTTCTTCGCGCCGCCGGCGTACCGGGCGAAGGTGAAGACGCCGTTCGAGTTCGTGGTGTCGGCCGTGCGCGCGACCGGGACCGATGTGTTCGAAGCGGAGCCGCTGGTGCAGGCGGTGCGTCAGCTCGGCATGCCGCTCTACATGTGTCAGCCGCCGACCGGATATGCCGATCGCGCCGACGCGTGGGTCAATACCGGCGCCTTGCTGAACCGCATGAACTTCGCCCTGCAGCTCGTCAGCGGCCGCATGCGCGGCGTACGCCCCGGCAGCGGCGCGGCCGGGGCCGCGCTCGGAGGGGACGTGTCGGCGGCGACCGCCGCGACGATTGCGAAGGCCGCCGATCCGCGGCAGACCGCGGCGCTCACCCTCGGTTCTCCGGAGTTCCAGCGGAGGTAG
- a CDS encoding VWA domain-containing protein: MIRPFAVAAAAVAALAIGAGAQQSATITSPLDGGYLTGPVRLTIAFEPLDLAARVKQVRWFADGRLVCTAEAPPFACDWDAGSRIEEHVIRAVAVLAGGSQLVASARTKGVEFAETVDVDVVQVTAVVTDASGRFVTGLQAADFRVYEDDRPQRLTTFQVENIPLELVAAIDVSSSMTEALPGVKRHATRFLSQLRGTDQVTVLGFNDSIFTLARRSTDRAVRERAVARLAPFGGTALYDVVIHAFDLLGRQAGRRSLLVFSDGEDQSSRASMAAVLQRAEASDATVYMIGQGRALRAPALQQLMRKLAEGSGGRAFFSGNDARLEAIFEEIVQDLRHQYLLGYPAPDHARDGEWHRIRVEVPGRDYAVRARLGYRIARSDPK; this comes from the coding sequence GTGATCCGGCCGTTCGCCGTGGCCGCCGCGGCTGTCGCCGCGCTGGCGATCGGCGCCGGCGCGCAGCAGAGCGCGACGATCACCTCGCCTCTCGACGGCGGGTATCTGACCGGCCCGGTCCGCCTCACGATTGCGTTCGAGCCGCTCGACCTCGCCGCCAGGGTGAAGCAGGTCCGGTGGTTCGCCGACGGGCGTCTGGTGTGCACCGCTGAAGCGCCGCCGTTTGCCTGCGACTGGGACGCCGGCAGCCGGATCGAGGAGCACGTCATCCGCGCGGTTGCGGTGCTCGCCGGCGGATCGCAGCTGGTCGCCAGCGCCCGCACCAAAGGCGTCGAGTTCGCCGAAACGGTCGACGTGGACGTCGTCCAGGTCACCGCCGTCGTCACGGATGCGAGCGGCCGCTTCGTGACCGGGCTGCAGGCGGCGGACTTCCGCGTCTACGAAGACGACCGGCCGCAGCGGCTTACGACGTTCCAGGTCGAGAACATTCCGCTGGAGCTGGTCGCGGCGATCGACGTGAGCTCCAGCATGACGGAGGCGCTGCCGGGCGTGAAGCGCCACGCCACGCGATTCCTGTCGCAATTGCGCGGCACCGATCAGGTGACGGTGCTCGGGTTCAACGACAGCATCTTCACCCTGGCCCGCCGCTCGACGGATCGCGCCGTGCGCGAGCGCGCGGTCGCGCGGCTCGCCCCGTTCGGCGGCACGGCGCTGTACGACGTCGTCATCCACGCCTTCGACCTGCTCGGCCGCCAGGCCGGCCGGCGCTCGCTGCTGGTGTTCAGCGATGGCGAGGATCAGTCGAGCCGCGCGTCGATGGCGGCGGTGCTGCAGCGCGCCGAGGCTTCGGACGCGACCGTCTACATGATCGGCCAGGGGCGGGCACTCCGGGCGCCGGCGCTGCAGCAGTTGATGCGGAAACTCGCCGAGGGCAGCGGCGGACGGGCTTTTTTCTCCGGCAACGACGCGCGGTTGGAGGCGATCTTCGAGGAGATCGTTCAGGATCTGCGGCATCAGTATCTGCTCGGCTACCCTGCGCCGGACCACGCGCGCGACGGCGAGTGGCACCGGATTCGGGTCGAGGTCCCGGGGCGCGACTACGCGGTGCGGGCCCGCCTCGGTTACCGGATCGCCCGCTCCGATCCAAAGTAG
- a CDS encoding DUF1501 domain-containing protein — MLSRRVFMKNGGLALLSLGFAPAFLERTAEAAAARRKILIAIFQRGAVDGLNMVVPFGEGEYYAARPSIAIPRPGADDGAIDLDGFFGLHPRLAPLKPLWDARQLAIVHASGSTDPTRSHFDAQDYMETATPGVKSTQDGWLNRCLHAREHAEATPFRAVALGGQLPRALHGTAPALAISQLGQFGIRAGQATDTMQASFESEYAAAADAVLNRTGGQAFDAVRMLKSADPAKYRPENGADYPRTGYGEALRQIAQLIKADVGLEIAFAEAGGWDTHANQGASAGELARRLDDFGRGIAALTRDLGDRMADVVILTMSEFGRAVAENGNRGTDHGHGNAMLVIGGGGVRGGKVYGRWPGLAREQRYDGRDLAVTTDFRSVFAEVVRGHLGVTDTRRIFPGFTRPEALGVIGRG; from the coding sequence ATGCTGTCCAGACGCGTGTTCATGAAGAACGGCGGGCTCGCGCTCCTCAGTCTGGGCTTCGCGCCCGCCTTCCTGGAGCGGACCGCCGAAGCGGCCGCCGCGCGCCGCAAGATCCTCATCGCCATCTTCCAGCGCGGCGCGGTGGACGGTCTGAACATGGTCGTGCCGTTCGGCGAGGGGGAGTATTACGCCGCCCGCCCCAGCATCGCGATCCCGCGGCCCGGCGCCGACGACGGGGCGATCGATCTCGACGGATTCTTCGGCCTGCACCCGCGGCTGGCGCCGCTGAAGCCGCTGTGGGACGCCCGGCAGCTCGCGATCGTCCACGCGTCGGGGTCGACCGATCCGACGCGATCGCATTTCGACGCGCAGGACTACATGGAGACGGCGACGCCGGGCGTCAAGAGCACGCAGGACGGCTGGCTCAATCGTTGCCTGCATGCGCGCGAGCACGCCGAGGCGACGCCGTTCCGCGCCGTCGCGCTCGGCGGCCAACTGCCGCGCGCGCTGCACGGCACCGCGCCGGCGCTGGCGATCTCGCAACTCGGGCAGTTCGGGATCCGCGCCGGCCAGGCGACGGACACGATGCAGGCGTCGTTCGAATCCGAGTACGCCGCGGCGGCCGACGCGGTGCTGAATCGCACCGGCGGACAGGCGTTCGACGCGGTGCGGATGCTGAAATCCGCGGACCCGGCGAAGTATCGTCCTGAGAACGGCGCCGACTATCCGCGCACCGGCTACGGCGAGGCGCTGCGCCAGATCGCGCAGTTGATCAAGGCGGACGTCGGCCTCGAGATCGCGTTTGCGGAGGCGGGAGGCTGGGACACCCACGCCAACCAGGGAGCGTCGGCCGGCGAGCTGGCGCGGCGGCTGGATGATTTCGGCCGCGGCATCGCGGCGCTGACCCGCGACCTCGGCGATCGGATGGCCGACGTGGTCATCCTCACCATGAGCGAGTTCGGCCGCGCCGTCGCGGAGAATGGAAACCGCGGCACCGATCACGGCCACGGCAACGCCATGCTCGTCATCGGCGGCGGCGGCGTGCGCGGCGGAAAGGTCTACGGCCGCTGGCCGGGACTCGCGCGCGAGCAGCGCTACGATGGCCGGGATCTGGCGGTGACGACGGATTTCCGCAGCGTGTTCGCGGAAGTGGTCCGCGGCCACCTCGGCGTCACCGATACACGCCGGATCTTCCCCGGATTCACCAGGCCGGAGGCCCTTGGCGTGATCGGCCGCGGATAG
- a CDS encoding alanine racemase, with product MRIVELPTPAVLIDSSRLTRNLSRMQAMANARGVRLRPHAKTHKSTAVAALQVQRGAVGICCAKLGEAEVFADAGINDIRLPYPLHPVNADRVFALAERVTLSFIVDDPAVAQAWSDLAVARGRRLEILIKVDVGFHRCGIDPDARSAPGTVRAIASMPGLVFRGLLSHAGHGYGARSEREVRDVAIREAEILRDLAAAAQIRCSEISVGATPTARFSVDEDGITEIRPGNYAYFDRTQVGLGAAAWDDCALTVLARVVSRPAPERVILDSGSKTLTNDLARGFSDMPGYGAILRDVLAAEPDVSLVVERLSEEHANVRVLEGDTRLATGGLVRIVPNHSCVVSNLVDHVWLVDGDEVIEQVAVAARGRIT from the coding sequence ATGCGCATCGTTGAACTCCCGACACCAGCCGTTCTGATCGACTCGTCGCGGCTCACCCGGAATCTCTCGCGCATGCAGGCGATGGCGAACGCGCGCGGCGTCCGGCTGCGGCCGCACGCCAAGACGCACAAGTCCACGGCAGTCGCGGCGCTGCAGGTGCAGCGCGGCGCCGTCGGCATCTGCTGCGCCAAGCTCGGCGAAGCGGAAGTGTTCGCCGACGCCGGGATCAACGACATCCGGCTGCCCTATCCGCTGCATCCGGTCAACGCGGATCGCGTGTTCGCGCTGGCGGAGCGCGTCACCCTGTCGTTCATCGTCGACGATCCTGCGGTGGCGCAGGCCTGGTCCGACCTCGCCGTCGCCCGCGGCCGCCGGCTGGAGATCCTGATCAAGGTCGACGTCGGCTTTCACCGCTGCGGTATCGATCCGGACGCGCGGTCGGCACCGGGGACGGTGCGCGCGATCGCGTCGATGCCCGGACTCGTGTTTCGCGGCCTGCTGAGCCACGCCGGGCACGGCTACGGCGCCAGATCCGAGCGCGAGGTCCGCGACGTCGCGATCCGGGAGGCGGAAATCCTTCGCGACCTCGCCGCCGCCGCGCAGATCCGGTGCAGCGAGATCAGCGTCGGCGCGACGCCGACCGCGCGGTTCTCGGTCGACGAGGACGGCATCACGGAGATCCGTCCGGGGAATTACGCCTACTTCGATCGGACGCAGGTCGGGCTGGGCGCGGCAGCCTGGGACGACTGCGCGCTCACCGTGCTCGCCCGCGTCGTCAGCCGGCCGGCGCCGGAGCGGGTGATTCTCGACAGCGGGAGCAAGACGCTGACGAACGATCTCGCGCGCGGCTTCAGCGATATGCCGGGATACGGCGCCATCCTGCGCGACGTGCTGGCCGCGGAGCCGGACGTGTCACTCGTCGTCGAGCGCCTGTCGGAGGAGCACGCCAACGTGCGCGTGCTCGAGGGGGACACGCGGCTGGCCACCGGCGGCCTCGTCCGCATCGTCCCGAATCATTCGTGTGTCGTGTCGAACCTGGTCGACCACGTGTGGCTGGTCGACGGCGACGAGGTGATCGAGCAGGTGGCGGTGGCGGCGCGCGGCCGGATCACGTAG
- a CDS encoding 4a-hydroxytetrahydrobiopterin dehydratase: MTQRLSDESITRQLSGLNGWTRDGDAIRKQFTLGGFPDAVAFVIRLAFDAEAADHHPDITINYRKVTLSFSTHSAGGLTQKDFDGARQVEALI; this comes from the coding sequence ATGACTCAACGCTTGTCCGACGAAAGCATTACGCGGCAGTTGTCAGGGCTGAATGGCTGGACCCGCGACGGCGACGCCATCCGGAAGCAGTTCACCCTCGGCGGCTTTCCCGACGCAGTCGCGTTCGTGATCCGGCTGGCGTTCGACGCCGAAGCCGCCGATCATCACCCCGACATCACCATCAACTACCGGAAGGTGACGCTGTCGTTCTCCACCCACAGCGCCGGCGGGCTGACGCAGAAAGACTTCGACGGCGCCAGACAAGTGGAAGCGTTGATCTGA
- a CDS encoding BMC domain-containing protein produces MAKDLPGEALGLVETRGLVGMIEAADAMVKTANVVFVGWQKVDAGLVTAIVRGDVASVKAATDAGAAAARRVGELVGVHVIPRPADGLDKIFPIS; encoded by the coding sequence ATGGCAAAGGATCTGCCCGGCGAAGCGCTGGGTCTCGTCGAGACGCGCGGGCTGGTCGGGATGATCGAAGCGGCCGACGCTATGGTGAAGACCGCCAACGTCGTCTTCGTCGGCTGGCAGAAAGTGGACGCCGGTCTGGTGACCGCGATCGTCCGCGGCGACGTCGCCTCGGTCAAGGCGGCGACGGACGCCGGCGCGGCGGCGGCGCGGCGCGTCGGCGAACTGGTGGGCGTTCACGTCATCCCTCGTCCCGCCGACGGTCTCGACAAAATCTTCCCGATCTCCTAG
- a CDS encoding MerR family transcriptional regulator, which produces MTQLKNTYTSREVADLTGLTARQLQWWDDKRLFAAHIAPRRTARGGYTERRYTPVDLLELLVLAELRRQGVSAAQLRRLLETLRARFGVRLFETIGGGGPLTLLTDGRDVYGRTAQGEVYNLLRDPLQPLLMLAGGDALRELSARAKTRRRKPRPRARPTA; this is translated from the coding sequence GTGACGCAGCTCAAGAACACGTACACGTCGCGCGAGGTCGCCGACCTCACCGGCCTGACCGCCCGGCAGCTCCAGTGGTGGGACGACAAGCGGCTGTTCGCAGCGCACATCGCGCCCAGGCGGACGGCGCGCGGCGGCTACACCGAGCGCCGCTACACGCCGGTCGATCTGCTGGAGCTGCTCGTCCTCGCGGAGCTGCGGCGCCAGGGCGTGTCGGCCGCGCAACTTCGCCGCCTGCTCGAGACGCTGCGTGCGCGATTCGGCGTCCGCCTGTTCGAAACGATCGGCGGCGGCGGTCCGCTGACGCTGCTCACCGACGGCCGCGACGTGTACGGCCGCACCGCGCAGGGCGAGGTCTACAACCTGCTGCGCGATCCGCTGCAGCCGCTGCTGATGCTCGCCGGCGGCGACGCGCTCCGCGAGCTCAGCGCGCGGGCGAAGACACGGCGGCGCAAACCGCGGCCCCGAGCGCGGCCCACCGCGTAG
- a CDS encoding VWA domain-containing protein, which yields MKGLAVLAAALLLASAPGQDPQQPPRTTFRSSVDLVPVDVSVIDRNGRPVPDLNASDFTLEVDGKPRRIASAQFIAVERAAAEAPPAPREFDSNSGASGGRLFVLVIDTGNISAGGGRPAIEAAKRFVGRLNRSDRVALVTIPGADAQIDFTAHHALVQTLLERVVGQATERSGPQRVGVAEALAFQRGDQMTTSSVVDRECSTDLMSITRESCLQLLSNEAEQLLSISRERTRNSMTALRYLFERLATSDTPKTIVFISEGLLIDREIADISWVGPRASAAHVALYVLQVEPPEMDASSSRTSPSRGADREILRRGLDQLAGMARGDVFRVVANADFAFQRLALELSGYYLLSFEPEPGDRDGRPHRIRIDVRRGDLLLRSRREFSVGATAAKSSGDLVLDTLRAPLLAGDIPMKATTYTFRDTESSRLKVILVTDIDRSLNADGALALGYMMFDDKGKLVTSQLEPALQNPIDPRSKIQKYIGAAIAPPGTYTLKIAVVDANGKRGSVERTLVARINAFGQLHATDLLIADNTVRGTDGLPPAVAADFTGDELHAYLELFSEVPEQLRSATVVMEVAPNEGSRALDSTAARLQQTPEANRRAAEAGVPIGLLPPGEYVARAVVSVGGRRVGQVVRPFRIARAARTLTAPGATNAPLPASTTIAFSSRIENFDKAAVLTPQVLGFFLDRLSATAAASAAAVKPALASVRAGRFDEAMTSLERAGDDQLAAVFLKGIVLLHRGDLNGALVRFREALRLDSEFYSAAFYLGACYAAGGRDREAAGAWQTSLITESSAPFIFTLLGDALLRMRDVDQAIDILTEARSLWPANDDVALRLGTALVMANQPGEAVKVLEPYLATHPADHERLLLVLRALYEARSSGKTLATADGDTALFNRYADAYAAAKGPQQALVDQWRRFMQK from the coding sequence ATGAAGGGCCTCGCCGTCCTCGCCGCCGCGCTGCTTCTCGCATCGGCGCCGGGGCAGGACCCACAGCAGCCGCCGCGCACGACCTTCCGGTCGTCGGTCGATCTGGTCCCCGTGGACGTCAGCGTCATCGATCGCAACGGCCGGCCCGTGCCCGATCTGAACGCCAGCGACTTCACGCTGGAAGTCGATGGCAAGCCGCGGCGCATCGCCTCCGCGCAGTTCATCGCGGTCGAGCGCGCGGCCGCGGAGGCGCCGCCCGCGCCGCGCGAGTTCGACTCGAACAGCGGCGCGAGCGGCGGCCGGCTGTTCGTGCTGGTGATCGACACCGGCAACATCTCGGCCGGCGGCGGCAGGCCCGCGATCGAAGCGGCGAAGCGTTTCGTGGGGCGTCTCAACCGATCGGATCGCGTCGCACTGGTCACGATTCCCGGCGCCGACGCGCAGATCGACTTCACCGCCCATCACGCCCTGGTGCAGACCCTGCTGGAGCGCGTCGTCGGGCAGGCGACGGAGCGCTCGGGTCCGCAGCGCGTCGGCGTCGCCGAGGCGCTGGCGTTCCAGCGCGGCGATCAGATGACGACATCCTCCGTCGTGGATCGGGAGTGTTCGACCGACCTGATGTCGATCACCCGGGAATCGTGCCTGCAGTTGCTGTCCAACGAGGCCGAACAGCTGTTGTCGATCTCGCGCGAGCGCACGCGCAATTCGATGACCGCGCTGCGCTATCTGTTCGAGCGCCTCGCCACCAGCGACACGCCGAAGACGATCGTGTTCATCTCGGAAGGACTGCTCATCGATCGCGAGATTGCGGACATCAGCTGGGTGGGGCCGCGCGCGTCGGCAGCGCACGTCGCGCTGTACGTGCTGCAGGTGGAGCCGCCCGAGATGGACGCCTCCTCGAGCCGCACCTCGCCGTCCCGCGGGGCGGACCGCGAGATCCTCCGCCGCGGCCTCGATCAGCTCGCCGGCATGGCGCGCGGCGACGTCTTCCGTGTCGTGGCGAACGCCGACTTCGCGTTCCAGCGGCTGGCGCTCGAACTGTCGGGATACTACCTTCTCAGCTTCGAGCCCGAGCCCGGCGACCGCGACGGCCGGCCGCACCGGATCAGGATCGACGTCCGCCGCGGCGATCTGCTGCTGCGCTCGCGGCGCGAGTTCAGCGTCGGCGCGACGGCAGCGAAGTCGTCCGGCGATCTCGTGCTCGACACGCTGCGCGCTCCGCTCCTGGCCGGCGACATCCCGATGAAGGCGACCACCTACACCTTCCGGGACACGGAATCCTCGCGGCTGAAGGTGATCCTCGTCACCGACATCGACCGGTCGCTCAACGCCGACGGCGCGCTGGCGCTGGGCTACATGATGTTCGACGACAAGGGCAAGCTCGTCACCAGCCAGCTCGAGCCGGCGCTGCAGAACCCGATCGATCCGCGATCGAAGATCCAGAAGTACATCGGCGCCGCAATCGCCCCTCCCGGCACCTACACGTTGAAGATCGCGGTCGTCGACGCGAACGGCAAGCGCGGCAGCGTCGAGCGAACGCTGGTCGCCAGGATCAATGCCTTCGGCCAGCTGCACGCCACGGATCTGTTGATCGCGGACAACACCGTCCGCGGAACGGACGGTCTGCCTCCCGCCGTCGCCGCCGACTTCACCGGTGACGAGCTGCACGCGTATCTCGAGCTGTTCTCGGAGGTGCCCGAGCAACTGCGCTCGGCGACGGTCGTCATGGAAGTCGCGCCGAACGAGGGGTCGCGCGCGCTCGACAGCACCGCGGCGCGCCTGCAGCAGACGCCGGAAGCCAATCGCCGCGCCGCCGAGGCGGGCGTGCCAATCGGACTGCTTCCGCCCGGGGAGTACGTCGCGCGCGCCGTGGTCTCGGTCGGCGGCCGGAGGGTCGGGCAGGTCGTCCGGCCCTTCCGCATCGCGCGCGCCGCGCGCACGCTGACGGCGCCGGGGGCGACGAACGCGCCGCTGCCCGCGTCCACGACCATCGCGTTCTCGTCGCGAATCGAGAACTTCGACAAGGCAGCGGTGCTCACGCCGCAAGTGCTCGGATTCTTCCTCGACCGGCTGAGCGCCACCGCGGCGGCGAGCGCGGCGGCGGTGAAGCCGGCGCTGGCCAGCGTCCGCGCGGGGCGGTTCGACGAGGCGATGACGTCGCTGGAGCGGGCGGGCGACGATCAGCTCGCGGCCGTCTTCCTGAAGGGGATCGTGCTCCTGCACCGCGGCGATCTCAATGGCGCGCTGGTCAGGTTCCGCGAGGCGCTCCGCCTCGACTCCGAGTTCTATTCGGCGGCGTTCTACCTCGGCGCCTGCTACGCCGCCGGCGGACGCGATCGGGAGGCGGCGGGCGCGTGGCAGACGTCGCTGATCACCGAATCGAGCGCGCCGTTCATCTTCACCCTGCTCGGCGACGCGCTGCTGCGGATGCGCGACGTCGATCAGGCGATCGACATTCTCACCGAGGCGCGATCGCTCTGGCCCGCGAACGACGACGTCGCGCTGCGCCTCGGCACCGCGCTGGTGATGGCGAACCAGCCCGGCGAAGCGGTGAAGGTACTGGAGCCGTACCTCGCAACCCATCCGGCGGATCACGAGCGTCTGCTGCTCGTGCTGCGCGCGCTCTACGAAGCGCGAAGCTCCGGCAAAACGCTCGCCACAGCGGACGGCGACACCGCCCTGTTCAATCGCTACGCCGACGCCTATGCCGCGGCGAAGGGGCCGCAGCAGGCGCTGGTCGATCAGTGGCGCAGATTCATGCAGAAGTGA
- a CDS encoding TetR/AcrR family transcriptional regulator: protein MGVKERQERERETVARAILDAARELFVTHGYHEVSIRKIAERIEYSPAAIYGYFPSKDDIFFALADEGFRLLFQYGGTPRPATDDPVEKLRAMFLRYYEFSKEHPEYFALMFLDRSVPRISRDWSRFGFVSEMKHDMIDRIQQAIDAGACPADTDPNTVFRLLLTAVHGAATLNLCDRLAPGENADVLARATVDTVLIGLQAGAGRNISLPLCIHRETPASEDKPS from the coding sequence TTGGGTGTCAAAGAACGTCAGGAACGGGAGCGGGAAACGGTCGCCAGGGCCATTCTGGACGCCGCGCGCGAGCTCTTCGTCACGCACGGCTACCACGAGGTGTCGATTCGCAAGATCGCCGAGCGCATCGAATACAGCCCGGCCGCCATTTACGGCTACTTCCCCAGCAAGGACGACATCTTCTTCGCCCTCGCCGACGAAGGGTTCCGCCTCCTCTTTCAATACGGCGGCACGCCGCGCCCGGCCACCGACGACCCGGTCGAGAAGCTCCGGGCGATGTTCCTGCGCTACTACGAGTTCAGCAAGGAGCATCCCGAGTACTTCGCGCTGATGTTCCTCGATCGCAGCGTGCCCCGGATCAGCCGCGACTGGTCCCGCTTCGGCTTCGTCAGCGAGATGAAGCACGACATGATCGATCGCATCCAGCAGGCGATCGACGCCGGCGCCTGCCCGGCCGACACCGATCCCAATACCGTGTTCCGCCTGCTGCTGACGGCGGTCCACGGCGCCGCGACGCTCAACCTCTGCGATCGCCTCGCCCCCGGCGAGAACGCGGACGTGCTCGCCCGCGCCACCGTCGACACCGTGCTCATCGGCCTGCAGGCAGGGGCGGGCCGCAACATCAGTCTGCCGCTCTGCATTCATCGCGAAACCCCTGCGAGTGAGGACAAGCCGTCATGA